A window of Pelomonas sp. SE-A7 genomic DNA:
GGCCTGGGGCCTGGTCTGGAACGAGACCCGCAGCCTGATCCGGGTGACCCGTGTCGAGCATCCGGAAGCCATGTTGCTGGCGCCCGACCAGCGCTTCTTCCTGCGCGAGAACCTCAAGCTGCGTCTGCTCAACGCAAGGCTGGCCCTGCTGAGCCGTCAGTACGACTCGGCCCAGGCCGACCTGCGCGACGTGCAGGGCCTGCTGGAGCGCTATTTCGATTCGCAGTCTCGCAAGGTTGGCGTGGCGACCGAGCTGCTGCGCCAGGTCCAAGGCCAGGCACGCCAGGTCGTGCTTCCGCGCCCCGATGACACGCTGGCTGCGCTGACAGCAGCCGTGCCCGGTCGCTGAGGAGCAGCGATGCGTGGCGTGATCTGGCTGATCCTGCTGTTCGGCGTGGCTGTGATTGCCGCCTTGACCCTGGGCAGCAACGACGGACTGGCAAGCTTCTACTGGAACGGCTGGCGACTGGACCTGTCGCTGAATTTGTTCCTGCTGCTGTTGCTGGGCAGCTGCTTTGCCGTGGTCACGCTGATCAACACGATCAGCTCGCTGACCAGTTTGCCGCGCCGGGCTCGCGAGTGGCGCGTGGCCCAGCGGGACCGCAGCGCGCAGGGTGCCTTGCGCGAGGCCTTGGCGGAGTTCTTCGGCGGTCGCTACGGGCGCGCCCAGAAGGCTGCGCAGAAGGCAGTCAACATCAACGCCCAGACCTCGGAACTGAGCCAGGAGGGCGGCTTCCTGGCGCTGAGCCATCTGCTGGCTGCTCAGAGCGCGCACAGGCTGCAGGACCGGCGTCGCCGTGATGAACAACTGCAGCAGGCCATGGACTTGGTGCGCAGCCAAAGCTCGGCCCGTGTGGTCGAGGACGGTGCACGCCTGCTGGCCGCCGAATGGGCGCTGGACGACAGGGATTCGAACCGTGCCCTGGATCTGCTGGCCGACCTGGGTCCAGGCCTGGCCCGTCGGACCCAGGCCTTGCGGCTGAAGCTGCAGGCGCAGCGGCAGGCGGGACAATCGCTTGAAGCGCTCCGCACGGCGCGCCTGCTGGCCAAGCACCAGGGCTTTTCCAAGCTGGCGGCCCAGGGGCTGCTGCGTTCACTCGCCATCGAGGCGCTGGAAGCGGCGCGGGACGGCGACCAGCTTCGCATGGTCTGGCAGCAACTCGACCAGGCGGATCGTCGGGACGCCTTTGTCGCCGCCCGTGCAGCCCATGTGGCCGCGTCTTTGGGCGCACCGGAAGATGGCCGCGGCTGGCTGCGCCCGTTCTGGGAGCAGATAGGCGAGCAGTCCTCGGCTGACGAACGTGCAGCACTGGCCGAGGCGCTGGTCATGGCCTTGCCCGGCCTGGGTCCGGAGTGGCTGCAGCGCCTGGAATCGGCGCAGCAGCGCTGGCCGCGTGACGCCTTCATCAGCTATGCCCTGGGTCATGCGCTGGCCGAACGTCAGCTTTGGGGCAAGGCGCGATTGATACTTGAGCAGGTTTGCGAAGACCGCAGCCTGCCCGTTGCGGCGCGCCGCCGCAGCTGGCTGGCGCTGGCGCAACTTGCGGGCAATGATGGAGACATGGAGCGCCGCGCTCGCTGCCATGAGGCGGCGGCCTTGGTTCAGTAGGGACCCGATTGCGGCCAGGATTGATGAATCCTGCGGTTTTCTTGCTGAGGCTTCGAAAATCGGGTTA
This region includes:
- a CDS encoding heme biosynthesis HemY N-terminal domain-containing protein, which codes for MRGVIWLILLFGVAVIAALTLGSNDGLASFYWNGWRLDLSLNLFLLLLLGSCFAVVTLINTISSLTSLPRRAREWRVAQRDRSAQGALREALAEFFGGRYGRAQKAAQKAVNINAQTSELSQEGGFLALSHLLAAQSAHRLQDRRRRDEQLQQAMDLVRSQSSARVVEDGARLLAAEWALDDRDSNRALDLLADLGPGLARRTQALRLKLQAQRQAGQSLEALRTARLLAKHQGFSKLAAQGLLRSLAIEALEAARDGDQLRMVWQQLDQADRRDAFVAARAAHVAASLGAPEDGRGWLRPFWEQIGEQSSADERAALAEALVMALPGLGPEWLQRLESAQQRWPRDAFISYALGHALAERQLWGKARLILEQVCEDRSLPVAARRRSWLALAQLAGNDGDMERRARCHEAAALVQ